One genomic region from Conexibacter woesei DSM 14684 encodes:
- a CDS encoding pyruvate dehydrogenase, producing MAPRASGTVAEQFVTVLRQAGVERIYGVVGDSLNPIVDAVRRTDGIDWVHVHNEEAGAFAAGAEAQLTGRLAVCAGSSGPGNLHLIQGLFDAHRSGAPVLALASHIPSAQVGTLFFQETHPERLFQECSHYCELVSRAEQMPRVLRIAIQTALGRGGVSVVAMPGDLANEDVANATGESVLAAPCATVVPSDDQVIALADAINRAGSVTLFCGAGVRDAHAEVMALAGKVHSPVGHALGGKEWIQFDNPYDVGMSGLLGYGACHEASNEADLLVLLGTDFPYDNFLPQAHTAQVDRDPAKLGRRTLVDFPVHGDVAATIAKLLPLLEQKTDRTFLDTMLRRHAARLEKVVDAYTRNVEKHVPIHPEYAAAMLDELAADDAIFTVDTGMNNVWAARYLTPNGRRRVIGSWRHGTMANALPQAIGAQLAHPGRQVVSLSGDGGLSMLLGELLTVRIHNLPLNVVVFNNASLGMVKLEMLVGGIPDWQTDHEPHDFAAIARAIGIDAIRIEDPAQVRDGLADGLSRPGPTLIELVTDSNALSMPPNITAEQIKGFAIAASKMVVEGGVGRMIDLARSNLRNIPRP from the coding sequence ATGGCTCCAAGAGCGAGCGGCACCGTCGCCGAGCAGTTCGTCACGGTCCTTCGCCAGGCCGGCGTCGAGCGCATCTACGGCGTCGTCGGCGACAGCCTCAACCCGATCGTCGACGCCGTCCGGCGCACGGACGGGATCGACTGGGTCCACGTCCACAACGAGGAGGCGGGCGCCTTCGCGGCCGGCGCCGAGGCGCAGCTGACCGGCAGGCTCGCCGTCTGCGCCGGCAGCTCCGGCCCCGGCAACCTCCACCTGATCCAGGGCCTCTTCGACGCCCATCGCAGCGGCGCGCCGGTGCTCGCGCTTGCGTCTCACATCCCTTCCGCGCAGGTCGGCACGCTCTTCTTCCAGGAGACGCATCCCGAGCGTCTGTTCCAGGAGTGCAGCCACTACTGCGAGCTGGTCTCGCGCGCCGAGCAGATGCCGCGCGTGCTGCGGATCGCGATCCAGACCGCGCTCGGGCGCGGCGGCGTGTCCGTCGTCGCGATGCCGGGCGACCTCGCCAACGAGGACGTCGCGAACGCGACCGGCGAGAGCGTGCTCGCCGCGCCGTGCGCGACGGTGGTCCCCAGCGACGACCAGGTCATCGCGCTGGCGGACGCGATCAACCGCGCGGGCAGCGTGACGCTCTTCTGCGGCGCCGGCGTGCGCGACGCGCACGCCGAGGTGATGGCGCTCGCCGGCAAGGTCCACTCCCCCGTCGGCCACGCGCTCGGCGGCAAGGAGTGGATCCAGTTCGACAACCCCTACGACGTCGGCATGAGCGGACTGCTCGGCTACGGCGCCTGCCACGAGGCGAGCAACGAGGCCGACCTGCTCGTGCTGCTGGGGACCGACTTCCCATACGACAACTTCCTGCCGCAGGCCCACACCGCCCAGGTCGACCGCGACCCGGCGAAGCTCGGCCGGCGGACGCTCGTCGACTTCCCCGTCCACGGCGACGTCGCCGCGACGATCGCCAAGCTGCTCCCGCTGCTGGAGCAGAAGACCGATCGCACGTTCCTCGACACGATGCTGAGGCGGCACGCCGCGAGACTGGAGAAGGTCGTCGACGCGTACACGCGCAATGTCGAGAAGCACGTGCCGATCCATCCCGAGTACGCCGCCGCGATGCTCGACGAGCTGGCCGCCGACGACGCGATCTTCACGGTCGACACGGGCATGAACAACGTCTGGGCGGCGCGCTACCTGACGCCCAACGGCCGCCGCCGCGTGATCGGCTCGTGGCGCCACGGGACGATGGCGAACGCGCTGCCGCAGGCGATCGGCGCGCAGCTCGCGCACCCGGGCCGCCAGGTCGTGTCGCTGTCCGGCGACGGCGGGCTGTCGATGCTGCTCGGCGAGCTGCTGACGGTGAGAATCCACAACTTGCCGCTGAACGTCGTCGTCTTCAACAACGCCTCGCTCGGGATGGTGAAGCTGGAGATGCTCGTCGGCGGGATCCCCGACTGGCAGACCGACCACGAGCCGCACGACTTCGCCGCGATCGCCCGCGCGATCGGCATCGACGCGATCCGGATCGAGGACCCGGCGCAGGTGCGCGACGGCCTCGCCGACGGCCTCTCCCGTCCCGGCCCGACGCTGATCGAGCTGGTGACCGACTCCAACGCCCTCTCGATGCCGCCGAACATCACCGCCGAGCAGATCAAGGGCTTCGCGATCGCGGCGAGCAAGATGGTCGTCGAGGGCGGCGTCGGCCGGATGATCGACCTCGCCCGCTCGAACCTGCGCAACATCCCGCGACCGTAG
- a CDS encoding aliphatic sulfonate ABC transporter substrate-binding protein: protein MTKRLAWLATSIAMLLAATVLAACGGDDSTDATAASASSSASSEGATVKIGTLQGVTLAAVARHIGSIDRALASVGARASYEGPFPAMVPAIEAMNAGDVDITYGSISAAIGALAGNSDFKIFAIEPNQPENEGIIAGRDSGIATAADLKGKKIAVNRAGTGEYLTLLALDRAGLSRDDVELVYLPPADAASAFGSGQVDAWATWSSFTGLAQDKLGGRLVISGGELGSLNDTPYIVSSEFAERHPALVAAVYRGLQDAAAWIAANPAEAARLYADAGLPDTVARAQVDAAERLEPITPAILARFQQVARYVAERGVVPGEVDLSDRTIDDVEEARR, encoded by the coding sequence ATGACGAAGCGACTCGCCTGGCTGGCCACCTCGATCGCGATGCTGCTCGCGGCGACGGTGCTGGCGGCGTGCGGCGGCGACGACTCCACCGACGCGACGGCCGCGAGCGCGTCGTCGTCGGCGTCGTCGGAGGGGGCGACCGTCAAGATCGGCACGCTCCAGGGCGTGACGCTCGCCGCGGTCGCGAGACACATCGGCTCGATCGACAGAGCGCTTGCGAGCGTCGGCGCGAGAGCGAGCTACGAGGGCCCGTTCCCCGCGATGGTGCCGGCGATCGAGGCGATGAACGCGGGCGACGTCGACATCACCTACGGCTCGATCTCGGCCGCGATCGGCGCGCTGGCGGGAAACTCCGACTTCAAGATCTTCGCGATCGAGCCCAACCAGCCCGAGAACGAGGGGATCATCGCCGGCAGAGACAGCGGGATCGCGACCGCCGCCGACCTGAAGGGCAAGAAGATCGCGGTCAACAGAGCGGGCACGGGCGAGTACCTGACGCTGCTCGCGCTCGACAGAGCCGGCCTCAGCAGAGACGACGTCGAGCTGGTCTACCTGCCGCCGGCCGACGCGGCGAGCGCGTTCGGCAGCGGGCAGGTCGACGCGTGGGCGACGTGGTCGTCGTTCACCGGCCTGGCGCAGGACAAGCTCGGCGGCAGACTCGTGATCTCCGGCGGCGAGCTGGGCTCGCTCAACGACACGCCGTACATCGTCTCCAGCGAGTTCGCCGAGCGGCACCCGGCGCTCGTCGCCGCGGTCTACCGCGGTCTCCAGGACGCGGCCGCGTGGATCGCGGCGAACCCCGCCGAAGCCGCGAGACTGTACGCCGACGCCGGCCTGCCGGACACGGTCGCCAGAGCGCAGGTCGACGCGGCCGAGAGACTGGAGCCGATCACGCCGGCGATCTTGGCGCGCTTCCAGCAGGTCGCGAGGTACGTCGCCGAAAGAGGCGTCGTGCCGGGCGAAGTCGACCTGAGCGACCGCACGATCGACGACGTGGAGGAGGCACGCAGATGA
- a CDS encoding ABC transporter substrate-binding protein, giving the protein MRAARRLRSLRLLALAVFALVGLVVVSGCGSSDDDSGGGQTTAAAGGSGGGETSKIKLQYGWTVDEGLIGEVVAIEEGFFEAEGLDVEIVPGGPNNDGVASVASGRAQIGVASESPPVMLAASQGIPVQAFAAQLQSHPYAYFALPDTQLDSPEDLKGKSVGVPPPAVGMLDAYLKDNGMTKDDLDSVKSVSFDVAPLLQRRVDVWGGWLTDRAQLRLLPEGYRVLPYAESVPLYGGTYYANPRFLAGDRDKAEAFLRAVARGWAFAKRDPEAAARIFVEAYPNSEGKSTIESIVEAQETLFPFMWTETSETGGYGAMDPAAWQEQLDLWEQTGQFDRGDVPTVEEVMTTDILDATRDDRTALAK; this is encoded by the coding sequence ATGAGAGCTGCCCGTCGCCTGCGGTCCCTCCGCCTGCTTGCCCTGGCCGTCTTCGCGCTGGTCGGCCTGGTCGTCGTGTCTGGCTGCGGCAGCAGCGATGACGACTCTGGTGGCGGCCAGACGACCGCGGCTGCTGGAGGCAGCGGCGGCGGCGAGACGTCGAAGATCAAGCTCCAGTACGGCTGGACGGTCGACGAAGGGTTGATCGGCGAGGTCGTCGCGATCGAGGAGGGCTTCTTCGAGGCCGAAGGGCTCGACGTCGAGATAGTCCCCGGCGGCCCGAACAACGACGGCGTCGCCTCGGTCGCCTCCGGACGAGCCCAGATCGGCGTCGCGTCCGAGAGCCCGCCGGTGATGCTCGCCGCCTCCCAGGGGATCCCGGTGCAGGCGTTCGCCGCGCAGCTCCAGTCGCACCCGTACGCCTACTTCGCGCTGCCGGACACGCAGCTCGACTCGCCCGAGGACCTGAAGGGCAAGTCGGTCGGCGTGCCGCCGCCGGCCGTCGGCATGCTCGACGCGTACCTGAAGGACAACGGCATGACGAAGGACGACCTCGACAGCGTCAAGTCGGTCTCCTTCGACGTCGCGCCGCTGCTGCAGAGACGCGTCGACGTGTGGGGCGGCTGGCTGACCGACCGCGCGCAGCTGAGACTGCTGCCGGAGGGCTACAGAGTTCTGCCGTACGCCGAGAGCGTCCCGCTCTACGGCGGCACCTACTACGCCAACCCGAGATTCCTCGCCGGCGACAGAGACAAGGCCGAGGCGTTCCTGCGCGCGGTCGCCAGAGGCTGGGCGTTCGCGAAGAGAGACCCGGAGGCGGCGGCGAGAATATTCGTCGAGGCGTACCCCAACTCCGAGGGCAAGTCGACGATCGAGTCGATCGTTGAGGCGCAGGAGACGCTGTTCCCGTTCATGTGGACGGAGACGAGCGAGACCGGCGGCTACGGCGCGATGGACCCGGCGGCCTGGCAGGAGCAGCTCGACCTGTGGGAGCAGACCGGCCAGTTCGACAGAGGTGACGTCCCGACGGTCGAGGAGGTCATGACGACCGACATCCTCGACGCCACCAGAGATGACCGCACTGCACTCGCGAAGTGA
- a CDS encoding ABC transporter substrate-binding protein: MTNQLWITRCPVPTASSVAFDRGLLERDLGPLGVAVASLQDAPDEATRDAHFHHGLDGLVREGGNVPALWARSTGTATRLVALTWIDEYQAILTTDPALAGDPARLAGRRLGIPRYLDAVVDFQAAMALRGFDAVLGLAGAGLSDVELVDLPATRSRTGWGPGERAPRGAWELELRALRDGVADAVYVKGAPGVAAARAAGVHEVVEFGSHPDPAVRVNNGTPRTITVAAALLDEQPQVVARYLATLLDAADWAGVNGEEVARVFSSETGGDRDAVRRAYGDARLHPDLREDWLDALDLERAFLRDQGLLGPDGGFDVRAWVDPAPLAAARTLRSATHEDRIHA, encoded by the coding sequence GTGACGAACCAGCTCTGGATCACCCGCTGCCCGGTCCCGACGGCCTCCAGCGTCGCGTTCGACCGCGGCCTGCTGGAGCGCGACCTCGGTCCGCTCGGCGTCGCCGTCGCCTCGCTGCAGGACGCGCCCGACGAGGCGACGCGCGACGCGCACTTCCACCACGGCCTCGACGGGCTCGTGCGCGAGGGCGGCAACGTCCCGGCGCTGTGGGCGCGCTCGACGGGCACCGCGACCCGCCTCGTCGCGCTGACCTGGATCGACGAGTACCAGGCGATCCTCACGACCGATCCCGCGCTGGCCGGCGACCCGGCGCGGCTCGCCGGCCGGCGGCTGGGGATCCCGCGCTACCTCGACGCCGTCGTCGACTTCCAGGCGGCGATGGCGCTGCGCGGCTTCGACGCTGTGCTCGGCCTCGCGGGCGCGGGCTTGAGCGACGTGGAGCTGGTCGACCTGCCCGCCACCCGCAGCCGGACCGGCTGGGGACCGGGCGAGCGCGCGCCGAGAGGCGCCTGGGAGCTGGAGCTGCGCGCGCTGCGCGACGGCGTCGCCGACGCCGTCTACGTCAAGGGGGCGCCCGGCGTCGCGGCGGCCCGCGCCGCCGGCGTCCACGAGGTCGTCGAGTTCGGCTCACATCCCGACCCGGCAGTCCGCGTCAACAACGGCACGCCGCGCACGATCACCGTCGCCGCCGCGCTGCTGGACGAGCAGCCGCAGGTCGTCGCGCGCTACCTCGCCACGCTGCTCGACGCGGCCGACTGGGCCGGCGTCAACGGGGAGGAGGTCGCGCGCGTGTTCAGCTCCGAGACCGGCGGCGACCGTGACGCCGTCCGGCGCGCCTACGGCGACGCGCGCCTCCATCCCGACCTGCGCGAGGACTGGCTCGACGCGCTCGACCTCGAACGGGCCTTCCTGCGCGACCAGGGGCTGCTCGGCCCCGACGGCGGCTTCGACGTGCGCGCGTGGGTCGATCCCGCGCCGCTCGCCGCCGCCCGCACACTCCGATCCGCAACACACGAGGACCGAATCCATGCCTGA
- a CDS encoding LLM class flavin-dependent oxidoreductase, with protein MTALADAPTATQRDAVEVLWYLTGPDGPYPWRPDGSRTLDWPYLRQIAGAIDHLGYSGALFATGVHDTWVLSSTLARETARMRFLIAVHPPLISPVLAAKMTATFDQFSGGRTILNIVSGDANTLKSNGVPLDHADRYAYTSEWVKIWRRVLEGETVDFDGRFLKVEGGRVVLPPVQRPTPPLWFGGASPEALESAAENIDTYLSWGEPPAETAERIKRIKELAAKHGREDRLRFGIRLYIVTRETDEAAWAATQDLLDHMDPESVGRIQQLFARTDSVGQQRMTALHGGTVPENVRDLEIHPNLWAGLGLVRPGPGTAIVGSPETVLDTIQQYRDAGISTFIVSGFPLLEEAYRIAETILPHLPVVHDLNAQAEPTAAAPRLDAARHTWTEQVPGVPTR; from the coding sequence GTGACGGCGCTCGCCGACGCGCCCACGGCGACGCAGCGCGACGCGGTCGAGGTCCTCTGGTACCTGACCGGACCGGACGGCCCCTACCCGTGGCGCCCGGACGGCTCGCGCACGCTCGACTGGCCGTACCTGCGCCAGATCGCGGGGGCGATAGACCACCTCGGCTACTCCGGCGCGCTGTTCGCGACCGGCGTCCACGACACGTGGGTGCTGTCCTCGACGCTGGCGCGCGAGACGGCGCGGATGCGCTTCCTGATCGCCGTCCACCCGCCGCTGATCTCGCCGGTGCTGGCGGCGAAGATGACGGCGACGTTCGACCAGTTCTCGGGCGGCCGCACGATCCTCAACATCGTCTCCGGCGACGCCAACACGTTGAAGTCCAACGGCGTCCCGCTCGACCACGCCGATCGCTACGCGTACACGAGCGAGTGGGTGAAGATCTGGCGCCGCGTGCTGGAGGGGGAGACGGTCGACTTCGACGGCCGCTTCCTGAAGGTCGAGGGCGGCAGAGTCGTGCTGCCGCCGGTCCAGCGGCCGACGCCGCCGCTGTGGTTCGGCGGCGCCTCGCCGGAGGCGCTGGAGAGCGCGGCGGAGAACATCGACACGTACCTGTCGTGGGGCGAGCCGCCGGCCGAGACGGCGGAACGGATCAAGCGGATCAAGGAGCTGGCGGCCAAGCACGGGCGCGAGGACAGGCTGCGCTTCGGCATCCGCCTCTACATCGTCACACGCGAGACCGACGAGGCCGCGTGGGCGGCGACACAGGATCTGCTCGACCACATGGACCCGGAGTCGGTCGGCCGGATCCAGCAGCTGTTCGCGAGAACCGACTCGGTCGGGCAGCAGCGGATGACCGCGCTGCACGGCGGCACCGTGCCGGAGAACGTCCGCGACCTGGAGATCCACCCGAACCTGTGGGCGGGGCTCGGGCTCGTGCGACCGGGGCCGGGCACGGCGATCGTCGGCAGCCCGGAGACGGTGCTCGACACGATCCAGCAGTACCGCGACGCCGGCATCTCGACGTTCATCGTCTCCGGCTTCCCGCTGCTGGAGGAGGCCTACCGGATCGCCGAGACGATCCTGCCGCACCTGCCCGTCGTGCATGACCTGAACGCGCAGGCCGAGCCGACCGCCGCCGCCCCGCGGCTCGACGCCGCCCGCCATACCTGGACCGAGCAGGTGCCCGGAGTCCCGACCCGATGA
- a CDS encoding FKBP-type peptidyl-prolyl cis-trans isomerase, whose product MTTARATRILAVGLTGAALLFAGCGDDDSSSDSTSASTSAATSAATTPAEPVVRAIRNPYRRPVQGPHPGARVDQLIIKDVRVGDGETLEPGDTAIADYYGSIYQSGRFFDGSWGRGREPLEIRIDNGGVIAGWWQGIPGMRVGGRRTLIIPPALGYGEQAQATIPANSTLFFTVDLLGVRKATAAGTAADPAAAGQPAG is encoded by the coding sequence GTGACCACAGCTCGCGCAACCCGAATCCTTGCCGTCGGCCTCACCGGTGCGGCACTCCTGTTCGCCGGCTGCGGCGACGACGACAGCTCGTCCGACTCGACCTCCGCGTCGACGTCGGCCGCCACCTCCGCGGCGACCACGCCCGCGGAGCCGGTGGTCAGAGCGATCAGAAATCCGTACAGAAGACCGGTCCAGGGGCCGCACCCCGGCGCCAGAGTCGACCAGCTGATCATCAAAGACGTCAGAGTCGGCGACGGCGAGACGCTCGAGCCCGGCGACACGGCGATCGCCGACTACTACGGCTCGATCTACCAGAGCGGCAGATTCTTCGACGGCTCATGGGGTAGAGGCAGAGAGCCGCTCGAGATCAGAATCGACAACGGCGGCGTGATCGCCGGCTGGTGGCAGGGCATCCCCGGCATGAGAGTCGGCGGCCGCCGCACGCTCATCATCCCGCCGGCGCTCGGCTACGGCGAACAGGCCCAGGCGACGATCCCGGCCAACTCGACGCTCTTCTTCACGGTCGACCTGCTCGGCGTCAGAAAGGCGACGGCCGCTGGCACCGCCGCCGATCCGGCAGCAGCAGGCCAGCCGGCCGGCTGA
- a CDS encoding DUF7218 family protein, which produces MAKNHGPTVKDDEQYEALRRDGASKEKAARIANAGSRSATGRKGGRSPPYEEWNAERLRRRAAEIGIEGRSKMNKGELVSALRNH; this is translated from the coding sequence ATGGCGAAGAACCACGGACCGACCGTGAAGGACGACGAGCAGTACGAGGCGCTCCGGCGTGACGGTGCCAGCAAGGAGAAGGCGGCGCGGATCGCGAACGCCGGCAGCCGCAGCGCGACCGGTCGCAAGGGCGGCAGATCGCCGCCCTACGAGGAGTGGAACGCCGAACGGCTGCGCAGACGCGCCGCCGAGATCGGCATCGAGGGCCGCTCGAAGATGAACAAGGGCGAGCTCGTCTCGGCGCTGCGCAACCACTGA
- a CDS encoding ABC transporter permease, with the protein MKWTAEDLRGGLGRTLIGLSGIVGGIALWWAVVNVFDIEPYVVPPPGDVWKSLTDDFSILMDNLWPTAQEALLGFAIGNLLAIAIAIVFVHNKTAERSFFPVAVFVQTLPLVAVAPVLVLMFGNGMGSKVIIAALMTLFPTLVNMVRGFNAISPQTLELFRVLSASKLDVFWKARTFTSLPFLFSSLKIASTSAVVGAIIAEWIGADKGLGYLIINATYNFQTPLLYSTMIVASLFALLLFAIIGLIEKLVVTWETDD; encoded by the coding sequence GTGAAGTGGACCGCGGAGGACCTGCGCGGCGGCCTCGGCCGCACGCTGATCGGGCTGAGCGGGATCGTCGGCGGCATCGCCCTGTGGTGGGCGGTCGTCAACGTCTTCGACATCGAGCCGTACGTCGTGCCGCCGCCGGGCGACGTGTGGAAGTCGCTGACCGACGACTTCTCGATCCTGATGGACAACCTCTGGCCGACGGCGCAGGAGGCGCTGCTCGGCTTCGCGATCGGCAACCTGCTGGCGATCGCGATCGCGATCGTCTTCGTCCACAACAAGACGGCCGAGCGGAGCTTCTTCCCGGTCGCCGTCTTCGTCCAGACGCTGCCGCTCGTCGCGGTCGCGCCGGTGCTGGTGCTGATGTTCGGCAATGGCATGGGGTCGAAGGTGATCATCGCGGCGCTGATGACGCTGTTCCCGACGCTGGTGAACATGGTCCGCGGCTTCAACGCGATCAGCCCGCAGACGCTGGAGCTGTTCCGCGTGCTGTCAGCGTCGAAGCTCGACGTGTTCTGGAAGGCGCGCACGTTCACGTCGCTGCCGTTCCTGTTCTCGTCGCTGAAGATCGCCTCCACCTCGGCGGTCGTCGGCGCGATCATCGCCGAGTGGATCGGGGCCGACAAGGGCCTCGGCTACCTGATCATCAATGCGACGTACAACTTCCAGACGCCGCTGCTGTACTCGACGATGATCGTCGCGTCGCTGTTCGCGCTGCTGCTGTTCGCGATCATCGGGCTGATCGAGAAGCTGGTCGTGACGTGGGAGACGGACGACTAG
- a CDS encoding nucleoside hydrolase has product MSNASSHPVPLILDVDTGIDDSLALLFAAASADAELVGVTTAAGNVELEHVTRNTLAVLELAGRGEVEVAAGAAAPLCRPLTPTPETHGPEGIGRATLPAPAARQSDRCAAQLIVEQARARPGELTLVALGPLTNVATAVLWEPELPTLLKRLVIMGGTFREAGNTTPVTEWNMTVDPEAAACVLRRFGRDGAPLPLLMGLDVTQKAAILPHHLAELRERAGDVPLVRFVEDSLGFYFDFHERYDGFRGAHVHDPFVVGCVLDPALLSEHVALHVGVELGGEQTAGQTFADWKGNGGEPPNAEVPFGGEGERYIARLLDRLVELAART; this is encoded by the coding sequence ATGTCGAACGCATCATCCCATCCGGTCCCGCTCATCCTCGACGTCGACACCGGCATCGACGACAGCCTCGCGCTGCTGTTCGCCGCCGCCAGCGCGGACGCGGAGCTGGTCGGCGTCACGACCGCCGCCGGCAACGTCGAGCTGGAGCACGTCACGCGCAACACGCTCGCGGTGCTGGAGCTGGCCGGGCGCGGCGAGGTCGAGGTCGCCGCCGGCGCCGCGGCGCCGCTGTGCAGACCGCTCACGCCGACACCCGAGACGCACGGGCCCGAGGGGATCGGCCGCGCGACGCTGCCGGCGCCGGCCGCCCGGCAGTCCGACCGCTGCGCCGCGCAGCTGATCGTCGAGCAGGCGCGCGCCCGCCCGGGCGAGCTGACGCTCGTCGCGCTCGGCCCGCTGACGAACGTCGCGACCGCCGTGCTGTGGGAGCCCGAGCTGCCGACGCTGCTCAAGCGCCTCGTGATCATGGGCGGCACCTTCAGAGAGGCCGGCAACACGACGCCCGTGACCGAGTGGAACATGACCGTCGACCCGGAGGCGGCCGCCTGCGTGCTGCGCCGCTTCGGGCGCGACGGTGCGCCGCTGCCGCTGCTGATGGGGCTCGACGTGACGCAGAAGGCGGCGATCCTCCCCCACCACCTCGCCGAGCTGCGCGAGCGCGCCGGCGACGTCCCGCTCGTCCGCTTCGTCGAGGACTCGCTCGGCTTCTACTTCGACTTCCACGAGAGATACGACGGCTTCCGCGGCGCGCACGTGCACGACCCGTTCGTCGTCGGCTGCGTGCTCGACCCGGCGCTGCTGTCGGAGCACGTCGCCCTCCACGTCGGCGTCGAGCTGGGCGGCGAGCAGACCGCCGGCCAGACGTTCGCCGACTGGAAGGGCAACGGCGGCGAGCCGCCGAACGCGGAGGTGCCGTTCGGCGGCGAGGGCGAGCGCTACATCGCGCGGCTGCTCGACCGCCTGGTGGAGCTGGCCGCGCGCACGTAG
- a CDS encoding aliphatic sulfonate ABC transporter substrate-binding protein, producing MPDDTLIRIGVHPSNPSLFALRRKGFLNRLLAPLDARVEWVEYPSGLTTLPLLAQDRIDVSGTGATPPISAQADGLDVVYIAASEPRPAHGKLVVRSDDDEIEVVADLKGRKVALAHGSYQTILLAVALDQAGLTFDDVERVDTAAADAGSDSARGRALLERGEVDAWIGGDPDLLAAEQAGAVRPLIDTGEVMSNRSVWFGRRDFARRSPLLLEAFVEALVQIDAWIARNPPAAAELFAAHAPGLTSAEEWESALRRRPWGPKPIGDAFVEEQQRAADLLARQGIVARRIDVRDAVAEPAAALVGAA from the coding sequence ATGCCTGACGACACGCTGATCCGCATCGGGGTCCACCCGAGCAACCCGTCGCTCTTCGCGCTGCGCCGCAAGGGCTTCCTCAACAGACTGCTGGCGCCGCTCGACGCACGCGTCGAGTGGGTCGAGTACCCGAGCGGCCTGACGACGCTGCCGCTGCTGGCGCAGGACAGGATCGACGTCAGCGGCACCGGCGCGACGCCGCCGATCAGCGCGCAGGCGGACGGGCTCGACGTCGTCTACATCGCTGCGTCCGAGCCGCGGCCCGCGCACGGCAAGCTCGTCGTGCGCTCCGACGACGACGAGATCGAGGTCGTCGCCGACCTGAAGGGGCGCAAGGTCGCGCTCGCGCACGGCTCCTACCAGACGATCCTGCTCGCGGTGGCGCTCGACCAGGCCGGGCTGACGTTCGACGACGTCGAGCGCGTCGACACCGCCGCCGCCGACGCGGGCAGCGACTCCGCGCGCGGGCGCGCACTGCTGGAGCGGGGCGAGGTCGACGCCTGGATCGGCGGCGACCCGGACCTGCTGGCGGCGGAGCAGGCCGGCGCCGTGCGCCCGCTGATCGACACCGGCGAGGTGATGTCGAACCGCTCCGTCTGGTTCGGCCGCCGCGACTTCGCGCGGCGCAGCCCGCTGCTGCTGGAGGCGTTCGTCGAGGCGCTCGTGCAGATCGACGCGTGGATAGCGCGCAATCCGCCCGCCGCCGCCGAGCTGTTCGCCGCGCACGCGCCGGGCCTGACGAGCGCGGAGGAGTGGGAGAGCGCGCTGCGCCGCCGCCCATGGGGCCCGAAGCCGATCGGCGACGCGTTCGTCGAGGAGCAGCAGCGCGCCGCCGACCTGCTCGCGCGGCAGGGGATCGTCGCCCGCCGGATCGACGTGCGCGACGCCGTCGCCGAGCCGGCCGCGGCGCTCGTGGGGGCGGCGTGA
- a CDS encoding ABC transporter ATP-binding protein yields the protein MTALHSRSEVSTAAISIQEVAVRFRSKRKTFTALEGASFDVREREFLSILGPSGCGKSTLLRVIADLIPASGGRVDVLGGTPAAARSAREIGFVFQHAELLPWRTAIENVRLPLQVGGRRAKAAPAADGGAPRDPQELLDLVGLGDRADAYPRQLSGGMRQRVAIARALVTKPRILLMDEPFGALDEITRETMNRELLRIWEETGTTIVFVTHSIPEAVFLSQRIAVLTANPGRLAGTLDVTLPAERRPEIRDAPEFVEIASRARALLHGGAS from the coding sequence ATGACCGCACTGCACTCGCGAAGTGAGGTGAGCACGGCGGCGATCTCCATCCAGGAGGTCGCCGTTCGCTTCAGATCGAAGCGCAAGACGTTCACGGCGCTGGAGGGCGCGTCGTTCGACGTGCGCGAGCGCGAGTTCCTGTCGATCCTCGGCCCGTCGGGCTGCGGCAAGTCGACGCTGCTGCGCGTGATCGCCGATCTGATCCCCGCCAGCGGCGGTCGGGTCGACGTGCTCGGTGGGACACCGGCCGCAGCGCGCTCCGCGCGTGAGATCGGCTTCGTCTTCCAGCACGCCGAGCTGCTGCCGTGGCGGACGGCGATCGAGAACGTGCGGCTGCCGCTGCAGGTCGGCGGCCGCCGCGCGAAGGCGGCGCCGGCCGCCGACGGCGGCGCGCCGCGCGACCCGCAGGAGCTGCTGGACCTGGTCGGCCTCGGCGACCGCGCCGACGCCTACCCGCGCCAGCTCTCGGGCGGCATGCGCCAGCGCGTCGCGATCGCTCGCGCGCTCGTGACGAAGCCGCGGATCCTGCTGATGGACGAGCCGTTCGGCGCGCTCGACGAGATCACCCGCGAGACGATGAACCGCGAGCTGCTGCGGATCTGGGAGGAGACCGGCACGACGATCGTGTTCGTCACCCACTCGATCCCGGAGGCGGTCTTCCTGTCGCAGCGGATCGCGGTGCTGACGGCGAACCCGGGCCGGCTCGCCGGCACGCTCGACGTCACGCTGCCGGCCGAGCGCAGACCGGAGATCCGCGACGCGCCTGAGTTCGTCGAGATCGCGTCGAGAGCGCGTGCGCTGCTGCACGGAGGTGCATCGTGA